One window from the genome of Zymoseptoria tritici IPO323 chromosome 11, whole genome shotgun sequence encodes:
- a CDS encoding peptidase aspartic (Peptidase aspartic) translates to MAHALYPALSCFEINPFRPTLGQDHFAYVTREGNDGRWSTFNVQIGRPAQVVRLLPGTSATAANQVWAVLNEGCTQANPDLDLKDCISSRGGVFKSNASTSWTTARLENGGLYEIDLFEESKLGLSANAYFGFDDVSFGLPGAGVPTLSNQLVAGFATNDFFLGTLPLSPISQNFTSYTTKSIPSVLGTLRNSSIAPSTTWAYTAGAVYKDPPVFGSVTFGGYDANRIDLRYNSVSVPFWTDPSRDLLLGLQSITYDTLGSSPLLTDGIYVFLDSMVAQMWLPLPVCQAFESAFGIEWDNVTELYTVSEATHTKLLAQNPTFEFTVGVTKEPQGNGITSIKIPYAAFDLNVSTPFYNESRRYFPLKRAQNDAQYTLGRAFLQEAYVIADYDRRNFTIGQALFPTTEDLKAILPPGEMIDRPGSGSGLSKGAIAGIAVGVVVLVAALLVCIWLWWRKKQQRAREQKYMLTTPDEKPIQDEDDVHKTSASELEHQDVRELRGNDWYPELRGDERHPELSSSKTHDRSELGGHVNDGKYELPAGGERYELSAGRDAAAELEAKR, encoded by the exons ATGGCGCACGCCTTATACCCAGCTCTGTCGTGCTTCGAAATCAACCCATTTCGGCCTACTCTTGGTCAA GATCACTTTGCATATGTAACAAG GGAAGGCAACGATGGTCGGTGGTCTACATTCAACGTACAGATAGGGAGACCAG CTCAAGTCGTCCGACTCCTTCCCGGAACCTCAGCCACCGCCGCGAACCAAGTCTGGGCCGTCCTCAACGAAGGATGCACGCAAGCCAACCCGGACCTAGATCTCAAAGACTGTATCTCCTCCCGAGGCGGTGTCTTCAAGTCCAACGCATCAACCTCATGGACCACCGCCCGCCTAGAGAACGGCGGTCTCTACGAGATCGATCTGTTCGAAGAAAGCAAACTCGGCTTGTCAGCGAATGCCTACTTCGGCTTCGACGATGTCTCGTTCGGACTTCCCGGCGCTGGAGTTCCTACGCTGTCAAACCAGCTCGTCGCAGGCTTTGCCACCAACGACTTCTTTCTGGGTACGCTGCCGCTCAGTCCCATCAGCCAGAACTTCACATCCTACACCACGAAGTCGATCCCCAGCGTGCTTGGGACGTTGCGGAATAGCAGTATCGCTCCCAGCACAACGTGGGCCTACACTGCCGGCGCGGTATACAAGGATCCTCCCGTCTTCGGCAGTGTGACCTTTGGCGGCTACGATGCGAACCGGATCGATCTGAGGTACAACAGTGTCAGTGTGCCGTTCTGGACTGATCCTTCTCGCGACTTACTGCTGGGTCTGCAGTCCATCACGTACGACACCCTGGGCAGTTCTCCCCTGCTCACCGATGGCATCTACGTCTTCCTCGACTCCATGGTAGCGCAAATGTGGCTTCCCCTCCCCGTGTGTCAAGCCTTCGAGTCTGCATTCGGGATAGAATGGGACAATGTCACCGAGCTGTACACCGTCAGCGAGGCGACCCACACAAAACTCCTGGCCCAAAACCCTACCTTCGAGTTCACCGTCGGCGTCACGAAAGAACCACAGGGCAACGGCATCACGTCTATcaagattccttacgccGCATTTGACCTCAACGTCAGCACGCCGTTCTACAACGAGAGCCGGCGGTATTTCCCGTTGAAGAGGGCTCAGAACGATGCGCAGTATACTCTCGGGAGAGCATTCTTGCAGGAAGCGTATGTCATTGCCGACTATGACAGGCGGAATTTCACGATTGGGCAAGCATTGTTTCCGACGACCGAAGATCTGAAGGCCATTCTGCCGCCCGGGGAGATGATCGATCGACCAGGCTCCGGCTCTGGCCTCAGCAAAGGCGCGATAGCAGGTATCGCCGTCGGCGTGGTCGTACTCGTTGCAGCGTTACTTGTGTGCATATGGCTATGGTGGcgcaagaagcagcagcGTGCCCGAGAACAGAAGTACATGCTCACTACGCCGGACGAGAAGCCCATccaggacgaagacgacgtgCACAAGACATCAGCGTCAGAACTCGAGCATCAAGATGTCCGAGAGCTGCGAGGCAACGACTGGTATCCGGAGCTGAGAGGCGACGAGCGGCATCCGGAGTTGTCTTCATCGAAGACTCATGATCGATCGGAGCTGGGAGGACATGTGAATGACGGAAAGTATGAGTTGCCAGCAGGAGGGGAGAGATATGAGCTTAGCGCGGGGAGAGATGCTGCAGCGGAATTGGAGGCGAAGCGGTAG